In a genomic window of Vibrio marisflavi CECT 7928:
- a CDS encoding ATP-dependent endonuclease: protein MRLERIEISGFRGIKRLSLAFDDLTTLIGENTWGKSSLLDALSIVLPAEGKLYQFEMSDFHVDYSISHPQTQHLQIVLSLVASDKKEPLAGRYRKIKPIWIEDQAGNNKIYYRISGSRDGYNVTTNYAFLNANGSPMPLHHSEKLAHELMTLHPVIRLRDSRRFEQQQATNGINARVEKRINNTCRRLLAIPGHVNKGEIRSSLNSMNSLIEHYFSYKSPQRKNPRKQRDGLFFSSNHREKSLSEVVEETKSRQTQLLLMGLLNAYLQAKGPTDLRRCARPLLILEDPEGRLHPTHLARAWSLLQLLPMQKVLTTNSSELLSQVPLGTIRRLIRHSDKTIARSIPVKGLNKDELRRIGFHIRFHRSAALFARCWLLVEGETEVWLFNELANQCGYNLAAEGVQIIEFAQSGLKSLIKVAKAFGIDWHVVTDGDAAGKKYAAAVRGQLDNEIENHRLTELPDRDIEHFLYSHGFETFFKDMIRIPRDHPIPAKKVVTRVLKKHAKPDLALAIVAYCEEQGVEIIPLELRWILKRVITMANGNT, encoded by the coding sequence ATGCGATTAGAGCGAATCGAGATATCTGGCTTTAGAGGAATAAAGCGCCTCTCTCTTGCATTCGATGATTTAACAACGCTCATTGGGGAAAATACTTGGGGTAAATCTTCACTACTTGATGCCCTATCCATCGTCTTACCTGCGGAAGGAAAGCTCTATCAATTTGAGATGAGTGACTTCCATGTTGATTACTCTATCTCACACCCACAAACTCAGCACTTACAAATCGTATTGAGCTTGGTTGCTTCTGACAAGAAGGAACCTCTTGCCGGGAGGTATCGAAAAATCAAGCCTATATGGATTGAAGATCAAGCAGGTAACAACAAAATTTACTATCGAATCAGTGGCTCTAGGGATGGTTACAATGTCACTACAAATTATGCTTTTTTAAATGCGAACGGCTCTCCGATGCCTCTACATCATTCAGAAAAGCTCGCGCATGAACTTATGACGTTGCACCCTGTTATTCGACTTAGGGATTCAAGGCGATTTGAGCAGCAGCAAGCCACTAATGGCATTAATGCCAGAGTTGAAAAGCGTATCAACAATACCTGCAGGCGCTTATTAGCAATACCCGGCCATGTAAACAAAGGTGAAATACGTAGTAGCCTAAACTCAATGAATAGCCTTATCGAGCACTACTTTTCCTACAAGAGCCCACAGAGAAAAAATCCGAGAAAGCAAAGAGATGGCTTATTTTTCTCCTCTAATCATCGCGAAAAAAGCTTGAGCGAGGTGGTTGAAGAAACCAAAAGCCGTCAAACTCAACTTCTTTTAATGGGCCTCTTAAATGCATATTTGCAAGCAAAAGGGCCTACAGATCTGCGACGATGCGCTAGACCGCTACTAATACTCGAAGATCCAGAAGGTCGGTTGCATCCAACGCATTTGGCAAGAGCATGGAGTTTACTTCAGCTGCTACCGATGCAGAAAGTGTTAACAACAAATAGCTCAGAGTTACTTTCACAAGTGCCTCTCGGCACTATACGTCGTCTTATTCGACACTCAGACAAAACAATCGCAAGGTCTATTCCTGTAAAAGGTTTAAATAAGGACGAGTTGCGCCGAATTGGTTTCCACATACGCTTCCACCGCTCTGCAGCATTGTTTGCGCGTTGTTGGCTATTAGTTGAAGGGGAAACAGAAGTATGGCTATTCAACGAGTTAGCCAATCAATGCGGCTATAACCTTGCTGCGGAAGGCGTACAGATCATCGAGTTTGCTCAATCCGGGTTAAAATCCTTGATAAAAGTCGCGAAAGCATTCGGTATAGATTGGCATGTTGTGACAGATGGCGATGCTGCAGGCAAAAAATACGCAGCAGCCGTTCGCGGCCAACTTGATAACGAAATAGAGAATCACCGACTTACAGAATTACCAGATAGAGATATAGAACATTTCCTATACTCACATGGATTCGAGACTTTTTTTAAAGATATGATTCGTATTCCTCGTGACCACCCAATTCCAGCCAAAAAGGTAGTCACTAGAGTACTCAAAAAACACGCTAAGCCAGATCTCGCACTCGCTATTGTTGCCTACTGCGAAGAGCAAGGTGTTGAAATAATACCTCTAGAGCTCCGATGGATATTGAAGAGGGTGATTACAATGGCAAATGGAAATACATAA
- a CDS encoding YceI family protein encodes MKKNLLAVGLALGISLPFGANAADYKIDTKGAHASVNFKVSHLGFSYTVGRFDKFQGDFTYDPKNIEASTVSVTVDTRSVDSNHAERDKHIRSDDFLDAKKYPETKFVSTKVIDKGNGLFDIQGNLTLHGQTKPITIVADFIGAGKDPWGNERAGFSGLTRIELADFGIQVMGDTSYVDMELYVEGIKQ; translated from the coding sequence ATGAAGAAAAACTTACTTGCAGTAGGACTTGCGTTAGGAATAAGTCTTCCATTCGGTGCAAATGCTGCTGATTATAAAATCGATACTAAAGGTGCGCATGCTTCGGTCAATTTCAAAGTGAGCCACCTTGGTTTTAGCTATACAGTAGGCCGTTTCGACAAGTTTCAAGGGGATTTTACTTATGATCCTAAAAACATTGAAGCATCAACTGTCTCAGTTACGGTCGATACAAGAAGTGTAGACTCGAACCATGCTGAGCGTGATAAACATATTCGAAGCGATGATTTCCTAGATGCTAAAAAGTACCCAGAAACGAAATTCGTTAGTACTAAAGTTATCGATAAAGGCAATGGTCTTTTTGATATCCAAGGCAATTTAACTCTTCATGGTCAAACGAAGCCGATCACCATTGTTGCTGATTTTATCGGAGCAGGTAAAGACCCGTGGGGCAACGAACGAGCTGGATTTTCTGGTTTAACACGTATCGAACTGGCTGATTTCGGTATCCAAGTGATGGGTGATACTAGCTATGTAGATATGGAGCTTTATGTTGAAGGTATAAAGCAGTAG
- a CDS encoding cytochrome b produces the protein MNNGHKGSGNNYNLLARIIHWLSAIVIIGMFVVGLWMVDLTYYSKWYNLAPHWHKSIGILLLAITVFRFFWKSVTVSPEIEGHTWEIAIAKVAHLLIYLLLLVIFVSGYLISTEDGRGIDVFDWFTMPGAGALFSHQADIAGDIHLYSAVVLISLAALHAIAALKHHFINKDNTLRKMIGTLK, from the coding sequence ATGAATAACGGTCACAAAGGATCAGGGAACAACTACAACTTACTTGCGCGAATCATCCATTGGCTTTCAGCGATAGTGATCATCGGGATGTTTGTTGTAGGGTTATGGATGGTTGATTTAACTTATTACAGCAAGTGGTATAACTTAGCGCCTCACTGGCATAAGTCTATCGGAATCTTATTGCTAGCGATTACGGTGTTTAGGTTTTTCTGGAAATCAGTGACCGTGTCACCTGAAATAGAGGGGCATACTTGGGAGATAGCGATTGCCAAGGTTGCACATCTATTAATATACCTACTATTACTTGTTATTTTTGTCTCTGGTTACCTAATTTCTACCGAAGATGGTAGAGGGATAGATGTGTTTGATTGGTTTACTATGCCGGGTGCAGGAGCGCTGTTTTCTCACCAAGCGGATATTGCCGGAGATATTCACCTATATAGCGCGGTTGTTTTAATAAGTTTGGCTGCACTACATGCAATTGCAGCATTGAAACACCATTTTATCAACAAAGACAATACATTACGGAAGATGATAGGAACATTAAAATGA
- a CDS encoding response regulator, whose translation MLQCSVMLVDDHPLMRKGLNQLLEDEERFRVLADVSSGFEAVAKAKELEPELIVLDLNMKGMSGLDTLKALRADDSDAIIVVLTVSDSPSDIEAVLAAGADGYLLKDTEPEVLIEGLTKVLSGDKVYSAEVQDYLVGKTGIKTIFDRLTQRETQILQHVAKGYRNKQIAELLFISEATVKVHMKSLLKKLDVPSRTAATVLYLEQYGEAN comes from the coding sequence ATGTTACAGTGTAGCGTTATGCTGGTGGATGATCACCCGCTGATGAGGAAGGGACTTAATCAGCTATTAGAAGATGAAGAGCGCTTTAGAGTGCTCGCTGATGTAAGCAGTGGTTTTGAAGCAGTAGCAAAAGCAAAGGAATTAGAGCCTGAACTGATTGTATTAGACCTAAATATGAAAGGGATGTCGGGTCTAGATACGCTTAAAGCTCTGAGGGCGGATGATTCAGATGCGATCATTGTTGTTCTAACTGTTTCTGATAGCCCATCTGATATTGAGGCTGTGTTGGCGGCAGGAGCCGATGGTTATCTTTTGAAAGATACTGAGCCTGAAGTATTGATTGAAGGGCTAACCAAAGTGTTAAGTGGTGATAAAGTATACAGCGCTGAGGTTCAAGATTACTTGGTTGGGAAAACCGGTATCAAGACTATATTTGATAGGCTTACACAACGAGAAACCCAAATTTTACAGCATGTTGCTAAAGGTTATCGCAATAAGCAAATTGCAGAATTACTGTTTATCTCTGAAGCAACAGTGAAAGTCCACATGAAAAGCTTGTTAAAGAAGTTGGACGTTCCATCGAGAACAGCAGCAACGGTGCTGTATTTAGAACAATATGGTGAAGCGAACTAA
- the narQ gene encoding nitrate/nitrite two-component system sensor histidine kinase NarQ, protein MLTIVVLSILITGFSILTLSISINDAEAVNVAGSLRMQSYRLANDIRTDSKDYDSHILMFDHSIHSNAMLYLTDNMVPQPVQDDYQELLTQWEKVKAVLNSGDRHDYLDHVASFVAQIDSFVLKLQQMSENMLTRLAWVGGMGLVGIFFIGLYVVLFVRREVVGPMNDLLLASEQVQNQQFDIQLDESNKSEMGTLAKTFNEMAYGLGNQYHNLERIVDEKTNRLRKLNYSLELLYDSAQQLSLSRVDPESLSNILKNIVYVEGIKAVKLQIDESHESSQIYKQGDLSGELSVEHRLYFNGESLGYLYFEFDLVPPDQAIVDSFIQLFAQAISYYRSQRQVERLILMEERATIARELHDSLAQSLSYLKIQVSRLKKLSNQDNNKLVSVISELDIGLSSAYTQLRELLATFRLHIKEGSFGLALSEVVNQLSSQTKATILCNSELSSLDLSSNQQVHLLQLIREAILNAIKHAKAEHIWIDCTEVETEVIITIKDDGIGFDAEQKKDNHYGISIMRERALRLNGSIIINSKINQGSEVVLTYPKVENEE, encoded by the coding sequence ATGTTAACCATTGTTGTACTCTCCATTCTTATCACAGGTTTTTCGATACTGACATTATCAATTAGTATTAATGATGCAGAAGCTGTGAACGTGGCGGGTTCTTTGCGAATGCAGAGCTATCGTTTAGCCAATGATATTCGAACGGATTCCAAAGACTACGATAGTCACATTTTAATGTTTGACCACTCGATACACTCGAATGCAATGCTGTACCTCACTGACAATATGGTTCCCCAGCCAGTTCAAGACGATTATCAGGAACTGCTTACTCAATGGGAAAAAGTGAAAGCTGTTCTAAATAGTGGGGACAGGCATGATTATCTCGATCATGTCGCCTCCTTTGTAGCGCAGATTGATTCCTTCGTTTTGAAACTTCAACAAATGTCAGAAAACATGTTAACTCGGTTAGCGTGGGTTGGTGGTATGGGCTTGGTTGGTATCTTTTTTATTGGGTTGTATGTGGTGTTATTTGTACGACGAGAGGTTGTCGGGCCAATGAATGATTTGCTTTTGGCCAGTGAGCAGGTGCAAAACCAACAATTTGATATTCAGCTAGATGAAAGCAACAAAAGCGAAATGGGCACATTAGCTAAAACGTTCAATGAAATGGCGTATGGACTCGGAAATCAATACCATAACCTTGAACGAATTGTAGATGAGAAAACCAATAGATTAAGGAAACTGAATTACTCGTTAGAGCTGCTATATGATTCGGCGCAGCAACTAAGTTTATCGCGTGTTGACCCAGAGAGCCTATCCAACATTTTAAAGAATATTGTCTACGTTGAGGGTATTAAAGCTGTGAAGTTGCAGATCGATGAATCCCATGAAAGTAGTCAAATCTATAAACAAGGTGATCTGTCAGGTGAACTGTCAGTTGAGCATAGGTTGTACTTTAACGGCGAATCCCTCGGCTATCTCTACTTTGAGTTTGATTTGGTTCCGCCAGATCAAGCGATAGTGGATAGTTTTATTCAGCTATTTGCGCAAGCGATATCTTACTATCGGTCGCAAAGGCAGGTTGAAAGACTCATCTTGATGGAGGAGCGAGCAACCATTGCCAGAGAGCTTCATGACTCACTGGCTCAATCTTTATCCTATCTTAAAATTCAGGTGTCTAGGCTTAAGAAATTATCGAATCAAGATAATAACAAATTGGTTAGCGTGATTTCGGAGCTAGATATTGGACTCTCCTCGGCTTACACCCAACTTAGAGAGTTGTTGGCAACATTTAGACTTCACATTAAAGAAGGCAGTTTTGGCTTAGCCTTGTCTGAAGTGGTTAATCAGTTAAGCAGCCAGACAAAAGCCACAATTCTATGCAATAGCGAACTATCAAGTTTGGACTTAAGCTCAAATCAGCAAGTTCACCTGTTGCAGCTTATTCGCGAAGCAATCTTAAACGCCATTAAGCATGCCAAAGCCGAGCACATCTGGATTGATTGCACTGAAGTTGAAACTGAAGTGATCATTACTATTAAGGATGACGGTATTGGGTTCGATGCTGAACAGAAAAAAGACAACCATTATGGAATAAGCATCATGCGTGAGCGTGCCCTCAGACTTAATGGCTCGATTATAATAAATTCTAAGATTAATCAAGGGAGTGAAGTGGTATTGACATACCCTAAGGTAGAAAATGAAGAGTGA
- the napF gene encoding ferredoxin-type protein NapF, producing MVDFAKRNLFKGSTSPSPNKPTLPWLKDPDTFFEKCTRCSKCTEHCETHVIKHSSGGFPSIDFSEGECTFCYQCAEVCPESLFINQDSSPWDNKANISDACLADKNVECRSCADACEPMAIQFQLRIGQAAKPAIDSDKCNGCGACVAICPTSAINVTVSDMDETEYGT from the coding sequence ATGGTGGACTTTGCAAAAAGGAATTTGTTTAAAGGGAGTACAAGTCCATCTCCAAATAAACCGACTTTGCCTTGGTTGAAAGACCCCGATACGTTTTTTGAAAAGTGCACTCGATGCAGCAAATGCACCGAGCATTGTGAAACGCACGTTATTAAACATAGTTCAGGTGGTTTCCCATCAATTGATTTTTCTGAAGGTGAATGCACTTTTTGCTATCAATGTGCTGAAGTATGCCCAGAATCACTGTTCATAAATCAAGACTCTTCCCCTTGGGACAACAAAGCCAATATTAGCGACGCTTGCTTAGCTGACAAAAACGTAGAGTGTCGCAGCTGCGCGGATGCCTGCGAACCAATGGCAATACAGTTTCAACTACGAATTGGTCAGGCCGCCAAACCTGCAATAGATTCAGACAAATGCAATGGATGTGGCGCATGTGTCGCTATTTGCCCCACCTCAGCGATCAATGTAACCGTTTCTGACATGGATGAAACCGAATATGGCACCTAA
- a CDS encoding chaperone NapD, which produces MAPKNEVHISSLVVYSAANEVSQTIKQIEQLDGAEVYGHSEEGKIVVVLETTNEGFVTDLIDTINQIPSVINAVLVYHQIEHEHENNNFDGTNYSQAKGEA; this is translated from the coding sequence ATGGCACCTAAAAATGAAGTTCATATTTCAAGCTTAGTGGTTTACTCCGCTGCGAATGAAGTAAGCCAAACAATAAAACAAATAGAGCAACTCGACGGTGCTGAAGTTTATGGGCACAGCGAAGAAGGCAAAATTGTCGTCGTACTTGAGACAACTAATGAAGGCTTTGTTACTGACCTAATTGACACGATCAACCAAATACCAAGTGTTATCAATGCCGTATTGGTATACCACCAAATTGAGCATGAACACGAAAATAACAATTTTGACGGAACAAATTATTCCCAAGCGAAGGGGGAAGCATGA
- the napA gene encoding periplasmic nitrate reductase subunit alpha, protein MNWTRRAFIKANAAASAAAVAGITLPASATNLIVSEDKTKIKWDKAPCRFCGTGCSVLVGTQNGRVVATQGDPLSPVNKGLNCIKGYFLSKIMYGGDRLQQPLLRMKDGQYSKDGEFTPISWDEAFDIMAEKWKAAIKDKGPTSIGMFGSGQWTVMEGYAAVKMMKAGFRSNNIDPNARHCMASAVGAFMRAFGIDEPMGCYDDFEHADAFVLWGSNMAEMHPVLWTRLTDRRLSHSHVKVNVLSTYYHRSFELADTGYIFKPQTDLAIANFIANYIIQNDAVNWDFVNKYTNFKQATTDIGYGLRDDNPLQKAAKNPNVGKVSSITFEEYKKSVAPYTLEKVSEMSGVDKDKLVELAKQYADPNTKVMSLWTMGMNQHTRGVWMNGLIYNIHLLTGKISTPGNSPFSLTGQPSACGTAREVGTFAHRLPADMVVKNPKHRKFAEKVWKLPEGTIPPKPGAHATLQNRLLKDGKINAYWVQCNNNMQAGPNMNDEALPGYRNPKNFIVVSDAYPTVTAQAADLVLPTAMWIEKEGAYGNAERRTQAWYQQVETVGDAKSDSWQIMEFSKRFKMEEVWPEELLAKKPEYRGKTMYDVLFKNGVVDRYPVSEAKDMNDDSHHFGFYVQKGLFEEYASFGRDHGHDLAPYDTYQKVRGLRWPVVDGEETLWRYKVGSDPYAKKGEGWDFYGKPDGKAWIISAPYEAPPESPDEEYDLWLCTGRVLEHWHTGTMTRRVPELYKAVPDALCYIHPADAKEKGLRRGQEVLISNKRGEIRARVETRGRNRPPQGLIFVPFFDARILVNKLILDATDPLSKQTDFKKCPVKITKVS, encoded by the coding sequence ATGAACTGGACTAGAAGAGCATTTATCAAAGCTAACGCTGCCGCATCAGCAGCTGCAGTTGCAGGCATTACCTTACCTGCATCTGCAACCAACCTCATTGTTAGCGAAGATAAGACCAAAATAAAGTGGGATAAAGCACCATGCCGTTTCTGTGGTACTGGTTGCTCTGTCTTAGTGGGCACACAAAATGGACGAGTCGTTGCTACGCAAGGCGACCCCTTATCACCGGTAAATAAGGGGCTTAACTGTATAAAAGGCTACTTTCTTTCAAAAATAATGTACGGGGGAGATCGCTTACAACAACCTCTTTTACGTATGAAGGATGGCCAATACAGTAAAGATGGCGAATTCACTCCTATTTCCTGGGATGAAGCTTTCGATATCATGGCTGAAAAGTGGAAAGCCGCTATCAAAGATAAAGGACCAACAAGCATAGGTATGTTCGGTTCAGGCCAGTGGACTGTCATGGAGGGCTATGCTGCGGTCAAAATGATGAAAGCCGGGTTTAGGTCAAACAACATAGACCCCAATGCTCGTCACTGTATGGCCTCGGCAGTAGGCGCGTTCATGCGCGCGTTTGGTATCGATGAACCAATGGGTTGCTATGACGACTTCGAACACGCGGACGCTTTCGTGCTTTGGGGCTCCAATATGGCAGAAATGCACCCTGTTCTTTGGACTCGCCTCACAGACAGAAGACTGAGCCATTCACATGTAAAAGTAAACGTTCTATCGACCTACTATCACCGTTCGTTTGAACTAGCAGATACTGGCTACATTTTTAAACCACAAACTGATCTGGCCATCGCGAACTTCATCGCTAACTACATTATTCAAAATGATGCCGTCAATTGGGATTTCGTAAATAAGTACACCAATTTCAAACAGGCCACCACTGATATTGGCTACGGTTTGCGCGACGATAATCCGCTGCAAAAAGCTGCGAAGAATCCAAATGTAGGTAAAGTATCTTCGATCACATTTGAAGAATACAAAAAATCGGTCGCACCATATACGCTTGAAAAAGTTTCCGAAATGTCAGGCGTAGATAAAGACAAACTGGTTGAACTTGCCAAACAATATGCGGATCCGAATACCAAAGTTATGTCTCTTTGGACAATGGGTATGAACCAACATACTCGCGGCGTTTGGATGAATGGTCTCATCTACAATATTCACTTGTTAACTGGGAAAATATCCACCCCCGGAAACAGCCCATTCTCGTTAACTGGCCAACCCTCTGCTTGTGGTACAGCTCGTGAAGTTGGCACGTTTGCACACAGACTGCCAGCAGATATGGTGGTAAAAAACCCAAAACATAGAAAGTTTGCGGAAAAGGTATGGAAACTTCCTGAGGGTACAATTCCACCAAAGCCCGGCGCACATGCAACACTGCAAAACAGACTGCTAAAAGACGGTAAGATCAACGCTTACTGGGTGCAGTGCAACAACAACATGCAAGCAGGGCCAAATATGAATGATGAAGCGCTTCCGGGCTATCGAAATCCAAAAAACTTCATTGTCGTCAGTGACGCCTACCCCACTGTCACCGCGCAAGCAGCTGACCTCGTATTGCCAACAGCAATGTGGATTGAAAAAGAAGGCGCCTACGGTAACGCTGAAAGACGGACACAAGCTTGGTACCAACAAGTTGAAACTGTCGGCGACGCAAAATCCGACTCGTGGCAAATTATGGAGTTCTCCAAACGTTTCAAAATGGAAGAAGTTTGGCCTGAAGAATTACTTGCCAAGAAACCAGAATATCGCGGCAAAACCATGTACGACGTGTTATTTAAAAACGGTGTAGTCGATCGCTATCCAGTTTCAGAAGCGAAAGACATGAATGATGATTCGCATCACTTCGGTTTCTACGTACAAAAAGGCCTGTTCGAAGAATACGCGTCTTTTGGCCGCGATCATGGCCACGATTTAGCACCGTACGACACCTATCAGAAAGTGAGAGGACTTAGGTGGCCAGTAGTTGATGGTGAAGAAACGTTATGGCGCTATAAAGTAGGCTCTGATCCATATGCCAAAAAAGGCGAAGGATGGGACTTTTATGGTAAGCCAGATGGCAAAGCTTGGATTATTTCAGCGCCGTATGAAGCTCCACCAGAGTCACCTGATGAAGAATATGACTTGTGGCTATGTACCGGACGTGTACTAGAACACTGGCATACAGGAACAATGACTCGACGAGTCCCAGAGTTGTACAAAGCTGTGCCTGACGCACTGTGTTATATCCACCCAGCAGACGCAAAAGAGAAAGGCTTGAGGCGTGGCCAAGAAGTCCTTATTTCCAATAAGCGAGGAGAAATACGCGCAAGGGTTGAAACCCGTGGACGTAACCGCCCTCCACAAGGACTGATCTTCGTGCCGTTTTTCGACGCACGAATACTGGTCAATAAGCTAATTCTCGACGCAACTGACCCGTTATCGAAGCAAACGGACTTTAAAAAGTGCCCAGTAAAAATAACCAAAGTGAGTTAA
- a CDS encoding nitrate reductase cytochrome c-type subunit: protein MKKLIAALSIIGVALSGSVIAEINDPGGIGGLESLRGTAVLEVTRPADELKSVPKDQVLESDYVYQPPLIPHSIRGYEVSLNANKCLACHSWKYAQEMGATKISVTHYVNREDAVLADVSPRRYFCLQCHVTQASAKPLVENNFESVDSLR from the coding sequence ATGAAAAAATTAATAGCAGCACTTTCAATCATTGGGGTTGCATTGTCAGGTAGTGTTATCGCTGAGATCAACGACCCCGGAGGCATCGGTGGATTAGAGTCTTTACGCGGAACAGCCGTGCTAGAAGTGACACGCCCAGCCGACGAGCTTAAGAGTGTGCCCAAAGACCAGGTACTTGAAAGCGACTATGTATATCAGCCCCCGTTAATACCGCATAGCATTCGTGGTTATGAAGTTTCGTTAAACGCTAATAAGTGTTTAGCATGCCATAGCTGGAAGTATGCACAAGAGATGGGAGCAACCAAAATTAGCGTGACACATTACGTCAACCGAGAAGATGCAGTACTAGCTGATGTATCCCCTAGACGGTATTTCTGTCTACAGTGTCACGTTACGCAAGCTTCAGCCAAACCATTAGTAGAGAACAACTTCGAGAGTGTCGATTCACTTCGCTAA
- a CDS encoding NapC/NirT family cytochrome c: MRLLKTFWKRLKTPSKAAVGVVLFMGFIGGLLFWGAFNTGMEATNSEAFCGGCHAPIVAEIQETIHYSNRSGVRAICSDCHVPHNWTDKIIRKVQASKELYAEFVLDSIGTEDKFKARRAHLAEREWARLKNNDSLECRNCHQFEYMDFSEQGPRSANLHSTALASGEKTCVDCHKGIAHKLPDMHGVEGWQ, translated from the coding sequence ATGAGATTACTCAAAACATTTTGGAAGAGACTGAAAACGCCTAGTAAGGCCGCCGTCGGTGTCGTTCTTTTTATGGGGTTTATCGGCGGTCTGCTATTTTGGGGCGCATTTAACACAGGTATGGAAGCGACAAACTCAGAAGCATTTTGTGGCGGCTGCCACGCACCAATTGTGGCAGAAATACAAGAGACAATTCACTATTCTAACCGCTCTGGCGTACGCGCAATATGTTCAGACTGTCACGTCCCGCACAACTGGACAGACAAAATAATACGCAAAGTACAAGCTTCAAAAGAGTTATACGCTGAGTTTGTGTTGGATTCGATTGGAACGGAAGACAAGTTCAAAGCACGCCGCGCCCATTTAGCTGAACGAGAATGGGCAAGGCTTAAAAATAACGACTCACTGGAATGTCGTAACTGCCATCAGTTTGAATACATGGATTTCTCTGAACAAGGTCCAAGAAGTGCTAATTTGCACTCTACAGCGCTTGCTTCTGGGGAAAAAACCTGTGTTGACTGTCATAAAGGTATCGCCCATAAACTGCCAGATATGCATGGCGTTGAAGGCTGGCAATAA
- a CDS encoding TIGR02808 family protein gives MSTMESVIWHVLGYSAMPVIILGGFAVVAALCVWILSLWKDKEV, from the coding sequence ATGAGTACCATGGAGTCTGTTATTTGGCATGTCTTAGGCTACTCGGCAATGCCTGTCATCATCCTCGGCGGCTTTGCAGTTGTCGCTGCATTATGTGTTTGGATTCTTTCTTTATGGAAAGATAAAGAAGTGTAA
- a CDS encoding 5-oxoprolinase subunit PxpA, whose amino-acid sequence MNKSSITLNCDMGESFGQWKMGNDEQVMPYIDMTNIACGFHASDPHIMSKTIELAILHNVKIGAHPSYPDLQGFGRRSMHIEPMELSEILIYQIGALKALCESKNTEVNYVKPHGALYNDMMKNHQIFEAVVDAVSCFAIPLMMMATMDNQRFLDIADKYEVPLLFEAFADRAYLGNGSLAPRSQSGAVLKHEDDILGQVQQISQYGKITSIDGFVVPIEADTICVHGDNEDSILLIEKIKQILEN is encoded by the coding sequence ATGAATAAGAGCTCGATTACACTGAACTGCGACATGGGTGAAAGCTTTGGTCAGTGGAAAATGGGGAATGATGAACAAGTCATGCCATATATCGACATGACCAACATTGCCTGCGGCTTTCATGCCTCAGATCCGCATATTATGAGTAAAACGATAGAACTAGCCATTTTGCACAACGTGAAAATTGGCGCTCATCCTAGTTACCCTGATTTGCAAGGCTTTGGTCGACGCTCAATGCATATTGAACCCATGGAACTGTCTGAAATTTTGATCTATCAAATCGGAGCGTTAAAAGCACTTTGTGAAAGCAAAAACACCGAGGTTAACTATGTCAAACCACACGGTGCTCTCTACAACGACATGATGAAGAATCATCAAATATTTGAAGCTGTGGTTGATGCTGTTTCATGTTTTGCCATCCCGTTAATGATGATGGCAACCATGGATAACCAGAGATTTCTTGATATTGCAGATAAGTATGAAGTACCGCTTTTATTTGAAGCTTTTGCTGACAGAGCATATTTAGGTAACGGTTCGCTGGCTCCTCGAAGCCAAAGCGGTGCTGTATTAAAACATGAAGACGATATCTTGGGGCAAGTTCAACAAATAAGTCAGTACGGGAAAATCACCAGTATTGATGGTTTTGTCGTACCAATAGAAGCCGATACCATATGTGTTCATGGTGACAACGAAGACTCCATATTACTTATAGAAAAAATTAAACAAATTTTGGAGAACTAG